CATACGCAAGAGCCGAAGACGGAGCATTTCATCAATCCCTTAGGTTATGAACAACGGAGAATACCATCGTTCAATCAATATTCTGAACAGTCACTCGTTCCTGGATCGAGTATACCGTTACCGACGTGAGTTTGTAAAAAGCGTCGTGGATTCGTCGGTGGCAAAGGTAGCGGCTGGAAATGAGAAGATAAGCGATCGACCGCCTGACGGGCGGTCGCGAGCGACAAAAAGATACCGCCGGGTAATTTTTCTAGGTTTCGAGTCAATAAAAAAGGGAGGGCATTGCGAAATGCCCCGCGAGTGTGGCTCGCCTTGGCGGTTCGCGCTGCCCTCCCTGCTGAATAACGCTTGAGCGTGGAGGCAAAACTTTCCCGATTAGACGTCGATTTCAATATCCTCGAACGTCGCTTCGGCATCGCCGCCGCTCTCGTTGACGCGGCCCCAATCGCCGTCTTGGCCGCCGACCGAACCATATTTTTCGGCTTCCCGCTGACATTCGATGCAATACGTGGCATATGGCAGGGCATTTAGCCGAGCCAATGGAATTTTGCATCCGCAGCCTTCGCATACGCCATATTGGCCTTTGCGCATCCGTTCGAGTGCATTTTCAACGCTGGCCAGCTCGCGGCTTTCGACTTCAGCCAGTTGCGAACTGATTTCATCCTGGGCCGAATCGAGCGCTGCGTCAACCAAGTCGCCAGCGGTTTGAGCGCGCAGCTCTTTGAGCAGGCTCAAGTCGCCCGCTAAAGCTTGGCGAAGTGCATCTCGCCGCTTGATTAGGATCTGCCTCATGCTCATCAATGCGTCTTTACGTGCCATGTTTGCTCCACTCTACTGTCCGTCAGTCGAGATTAACGCGGAAAGGCCGTCCCCTGGCGCGATTTCGTCGAACTGCGAACGTTCTTCATTTTGCCTAAATCCCGATTCGTCGTTGCCGCGACTTTTTTTGACCCGAAGTGCGGCAATCAAAATATAGTACGACAGTCAACCGGTATGGGTCGTTTTTCAAGACGATTTTTTGCGGAAATTGCCCTCGCCACACGCGTCAAGCCGTTTACGCGAGCAAAGCCTTACAAGACTATCCATTCTGGTGGTCGAGATTACCAATCGAACATTGATTATTCCTTCGACTGGACACTTCTGTGAAGTATTTCACAAATCATGCTCCCGGCTTCAGGATACCAGCGAAAATCGAGCAGAGCATGGAAGCGGCAGGATCGTTCCGATCTTCCAGTTCTCGCTTTGTGATCTTCCATTCTGAACCGCGAACAAGCGAACCCTTTCCGGTCGCTATGGGATAATCGGCAAAATCGTCACAGATATGCAGGTTTTCCCTCGGCTGGCGTGAAAGTGCCGACAGCGACTGGTGTCTAGCGGCGTAACCTATTGGCCGAAAAGGACTTTTAGACCGCTGGCAGGGGCCAAAAAGTTTGACGCGATGATCGCCGTAAGCTAAATCCCCAATGAGATTTGCGTCTGCGAAACCACCCTGCATCCAACGAGGCCAACCATGCCGATGACTCCGCCCACCGAAACCCTGCTGGGGCGCTCCACTGCGCCGCTGGGGCTGCGTATTCGCGGCACCGACCGGGATGGTCAAGTCGTGTGGTTGAATTCCTTGAAAGTAACCATTGGTTCAGGCAGCAGCAGCACATTGCGACTTCGTGCGCCGGGTGTAGCGCCTGTGCATTGCATGATCCTTCGCGGCCGCGAGCAGACCATTGCGCGCTGCTGGTCGCCCGATACGCGCTGCAACGGCCGGGCGTTCAAGGACGCGAGGCTGTCAACCGGCGATCGACTTGGCATCGGTCCGCTGGAACTCGAAGTGGTCGCACACTCGGAAGGAGGAACACGGAACTCGGAAGCTGCCAACGAGTCCGGCAGAAACAGTGGTCGCCCGATCGACCGGTCCGCGCCGCTGTCAGAATCTGCTGCGGACGCAACCATGCAAGATCCGCAGATCGTGAAGGCGTTGAACAACATCCGGCGGCTTGGCGTCCGCCTGAGGGCGAGTCGTCGCCAGTCGCGAAGGCGTATTGAAAAACTGACGGAAGAACTGCGAGCGGCACGTCTTCGGGCCGGCGATTTGGAAAGCCAGATTGCCGCACATCGAAAGCAATCTGCCGCCAATGAATCGCACCAGTTCCAGTGGGAGCAGCAACGGCAAGCGATCGACGCCGAGCGCAAGCAATGGCTGCAAACTCAATCTCACATCGAGCAATTACTGGCCGACCTGGAGCGACGGAGCGAAGCAGCGACCGTTGTCGCGTCGGTGCAAGCGACGCCATCGGTGCCGACCGAGGCCGCGCGCGACATAGAACGGGAAATCGCCGACCTGCGCAATCAGCTTGAGACCGAACGCAACGAGTGGGAAGCGCAACGAGCCGTATGGGAAGAGAAACTTGTCAAGCGCGAAGCCTCGCTGCAAGAGGAATCGAGTCAATTGCAACAATTGCAGACCAACATCCAGGGCGAACGGTCGGCACTCGAAGCGCAAGTCGCATCTCTCGACGAAGGCAAAAAGCAACTTGAATCGCGCGGTAACGACATCACGCAGAGCCAAGAGACACTGGACGAACAGCGGCGAGTTCTGCGGGCCGAAGTCGAAAAGCTCGATCGAGAGCGATCTCAATTTGCAACCGAGTGCGAAACATTTGGAAAGGATCGCGTCGAATTCGAGCAAAGTCGCCAAGAATTGATAGGATCGATGGAAAAACTGAAAGCACGGCAATCGGAGTTGGATGCCAAGAGCCAAGTACTCGAAGATCAACGCCGCGAAATCGACGCCGAACGGGATGAAATTCACCAAATTGCCGAGCAGCGTCAGAAGATAGCTGAAGAGTTGCAAGCACTGAATGCGGGTAAGGAGGAATTGGAGCGCCAACAGCAGGAACTAGCTGAAACGCAGCGAGATATTGCGCTAGCCCGCGAAGAATTGCTGCAATCCAAACAAGCCTGGGAAGCGGAGGTTGTTCACCACGAGTCGCCCACCGGTCAACCGCGACAAATCGTCTTACCCAGCCACTTCGCGCCAGACGCGCAAACGGAGCATTCTGAGGCGACGGCCTCTGCCGATGAACGGGTGCCGGTCGAACCGGATGAAGAGCAAGACGGCGCGGCAGCACCCAATTCGCCAGGAAGTGAGCCAACAAGCACCAATCCAATTCCTGAAAACTCCGATGAGGTTTTTTCTCGGCTGCGCGCTCTCGACCTGCTCAAGAGCGACGAAGTAACGAGGACACAGGAGACACCTGCGGTGGAGGCAGCCGGCGAATCCAAAACGATTGAGGATTCGGCCGAGAATTTGCCAAACCCACGACGGGCGTCGAATTCGGCCGTCGAGGCCTCGGAATCGGAAGACGAAGATTCAATCGAGTCGTACATGGCTCGACTGTTGCAGCGCGTCGGTAAAGGAGTCGCCGGGAATCCACCTTTAACTACAACTGCCGCGCAAGGAGCCAAGCCGAAAGCTGCCGCAATGGCTGCCCTTGCGAGCGAGGCTTCGACGGAACCTGCTGCCCTGACCGATTCGCCGATGCGAACGCTTAGCGAGCTTGAGCCGCGTTCCGCCGCTCCAGAAAAGAGTCGCGATTTAGCGGCGATGCGGGAGATTGCCAATTTCACTGCCCGCACTGCCATCGCCAAGCACGTTTGGCGAACCAGGATTGCGATGCTGCTGAAACGCTTTGCGATGGGCATCGTCGCGCTTGTCTGCGGATTGATCTTGATCGTGCTTGCTCCATCAGCGTCATCACACTATTTTCTATACGGATTGACGGCGATCACCGCAGCGATCCTTTGGTTTTTACCTTCCCTCTACCGGGCAAAAAAGTGCGAGCATCAAGCAAAATCTGCCCAGCAGGAAGCCATGGATAACTACGAAAAATCACCCATTACAGCCAACCCGCCTGAACCGCGATGAGCTACTATCCATTGCCGCGGGCGGCCAGCACGTCGTCATAATCTCGCAGATGATAGTGAAGGCCGGCCAGATCGAGCACCTTGCACAAGCTGCGGGCAGCGACGCCTAGACCATCAGGGCCGCTAAAACCACCGAATTGGCCGCCACCTTTCAAATGCGGCTCCAGATCGAGGAACACTCCCGGAATGCCGCGGCGCTTGAGTTTCTTTTCCAACGTCGGAATATGATCGCGGAAGTCGCGCAGGATCAAGGCATGGGCCGTGTCGCCAACATCGGCAGGTACGAAGTTTTTGAGTGCTCCTTCATCGATGTGGCCCTGTCGGCGCGCGCCGCTGGGAGCTTTATAGTCTTTGATATGCATCCAACCAATGCCGGGCTTCATCGCCTGATATTGCTGAAACGCCTCGGCCTGTGTATATCCTTGGCAAATGATGTTACCACCGTCGAAAATGGTCACCAATGCCGGATGGTTCACTTGGCGGTGAATCTCGGCCATAATTTGCCCGTTTTGTCCGACGAGGTTGGCTTCAATTTCTAGTCCAAAGGTCAAGTCGGAACGATGACAAGTCTCGGCAATTTGTCCGAGGTGATCGGCGACTTGAGGAATGTGCTGCGCCGGATCTTCGCCGCGGGGCGGATAGAACGAAAAGCCGCGGATCAGCTTCGTTTCAAAAGCGTGAGCCAGCTCACAGGCGCGCTTTACGTCGGTGGCCAGATACTTCTTGAACGGAATATATGCGTTCTTAGTGCCGTCGGCTCGATCGACCAGCTTGATTTTCCCGATCGGCGAGCCAATCGACGCCACATTGAGTCCATATTCATCTTCCAAGTGGCGTATCTTCGTGATTTCGGCTTTGGAAAGCTTCATCACGTTCTTGATGCCGCTGCCGATGTCGATGAATCGAATGCTGTAATATTGAAGGCCAATCGCGGCCAGCGCGGCAAACTGCTGGGTAGCAGTTTTTTGATTGGCCGCCTCGTCGGCAAAGGCGCTTAGGATGACACGGGGTTGCTCGTCAGGCATAGAAACGTGGTAGGATGGGAGTTTTGCGAAGGATTGAACTGGATATTGTGGTTGCCAATGCACCGACAAGCAAGCCCCTACCATGTCGCTCCACGCTCTTGTTTCCATGCTTCGCACAGGAAAGCTCTGCGGCGAAGCTCTACGTCGCGCAGAACTGCAGAAGTTACCTCAATGTGATCATGCCGGATCTGATTGTCGAAAACATCACGAAGAAATACCCGACTAGGAACGAGCCGCTGACTGTACTGCGCGGGGCGTCGCTCGATCTTTCGCGCGGTGAAAATGTGGCGATCCTTGGGCCTAGCGGCTCCGGCAAGAGCACCCTGCTCTACATTGTCGGCACACTCGATCGGCCAACCGCAGGGCGCGTCGAACTGCAAGGAAGTGATCCCTTTTCGCTTGCAGAGCCGCAACTTGCCGATTTTCGGAACGCGCGGATAGGATTTATCTTTCAAGATCATTTTTTGCTGCCGCAGTGTTCGGTGCTCGAAAATGTGTTGTTGCCGACGATTGCCGCAGGCGCGGCAGACGATGCGCTAATAGGCCGCGCCAAAATGCTGCTCGACCGCGTCGGCTTATCGAATCGCCTCGACCATCGTCCGGCCGAACTCTCCGGGGGCGAGAAGCAACGAGTGGCGGTCGCACGCGCCTTGATCCGCAATCCAGTGTTGCTCTTAGCCGACGAACCTACCGGAAATCTCGATCGTGGCACGGCGGCTTCCGTAGGAAAGCTGCTGCACGAACTGCAGCGCGCAGAGCAAACGATGCTGATCGCCGTGACTCATAGCCTCGATCTGGCAGCCACGTTCGACCGACGGCTGGAACTGGACTCTGGATTACTAAGGCAGGTATGAACCCACAGGTTGAGCGTTCACCGCTCACGGCTAATATATGCTAAGGTTCGCCATTCGCTCCCTCGCCTACCATTGGCGGACGAATCTCGCCGTCGCACTGGGTGTGATGGCAGCAACGGCAGTATTGACCGGCGCGCTCGTGGTCGGCGATTCTGTGCGTGGCAGTTTGCGGCACTTGATCGTCGATCGACTTGGGCGGATCGATTCCGTGCTCGTTGCGCCGCGATTCTTTCGCACAGAGCTGGCGGACGAGATCGCGTTTAGCCCTGGCTTTCAGAATGACTTCACTGCCGCATTACCCGCGATCGTCCTCCAGGGAACGCTTGCAAAACCTGACGGCAGCGACCATCAGCATGCTGGCAGCGTCAGCGTGTTGGGCGTCGGGGCAGAGTTTTGGAAGTTCGGCCGCGGCGGCCCACAACAACCTCCCAAGACTGGCGAAATCGTCCTCAACCAGCCGCTTGCCGACGAATTACAAGTGAGGCCCGGCGATCAGGTCATGCTGCGATTGCCGCAAGCCGCGGATGTCCCGGCCGATAGCCCGCTCGGTCGCAAGTCCGAAACCATCCGCAGCCAGCGGTTCACGGTGAGCGAAATCATCTCGGCCGCGGGGCTTGGCGGATTTGGCTTGCGCCCTTCGCAGCAAGCGCCGCTTAACGCGTTTACGACCGTCGAATCCTTGCAGCGAATGGTTGAAGTTCATGGCCGTGTGAACGCGGTGATCGTCGCGAGTCGATCAGCGAGTGAAGCCGTTTCGATCAATGCCGAACTGCTGCTTCAAGCAGCACTGCATCCCACTCTGGCCGATTATGGGCTGTCGATTCGCAAGACCGAACGTGGCTACTTCAATTTAACGACCGACCGAATGGTGCTCGAGCCGGCGGTCGAACAGGCTGCGATGAACGCCTTCGGCGCGCTGGGCGCTCAACCTGCTTACACCTACTTAGCGAATTTGATTCGGATTCCCAACAGCAACTGGAAGGTTCCCTATTCAACCATTGCTGCCGTCAACTTCACCACCGATCCACCACTGGGTCCGTTTGTCGATCTGCAAAGCAAGCCGATTGCGCCACTGGAGGTCGATGAAATTGTTCTGAATTCGTGGGTAGCCGGCGATTTATTGGCTCAAGGAGCGAAACTGCAACCTGGTGATTCGATCGAGCTCACCTATTTCGAGCCAGAAAGCACGCACGGCAAAGTCGTGGAATCTAGCCACATCTTTCGCTTGAAAGACATTGTAAACCTGGTCGGTCCTGCCGACGATCGCAGCTTCACTCCGGAAGTGAAGGGCGTGACCGACGAAGAATCGATCGCCGACTGGAATCCACCGTTCCCCTACGATTCGGCTCGCGTTCGCAGCTTGCCGCCGCACGATGAAGATGACAAGTATTGGAAGAAGTACCGCGCGACACCAAAGGGGTTTATCAGTTTGAAACAAGGTCGCAAGCTGTGGGGCAGCCGTTTTGGTAATACGACGTCGATTCGCATCCCCGATGTCGAGATTTCCCTCCGCAATCGGTCGTCCGCTGCGTCGAGTGAAACGACGACATCAAAATCCGAAAATAACGGCAGCGTAACACCGGAATCGCTCGCCAAATTACTGGAGCAGAAGCTGTCGCCCGCCTCAGTGGGCTTCGAGTTCATCCCGATCAAGCGCTTCGGCCTCAAAGCTGCCGCCGGCACGACGCCGTTTGCCGGTCTATTTTTAGCATTCAGTTTCTTCATTATTATTGCGGCGCTGATGTTGATCTTATTGCTCTTCAAGCTCGGCGTCGATTCGCGCGCCGCGGAATTGGGCATCGTGCTGGCTGTCGGATGGCGACGGTCGGCCGCACGGTGGACGTATTTGCTCGAAGGCGCAGTCGTCGCCAAAGTTGGCGCCTTGGCCGGCGTCGTGCTCGGAGTCGGCTACGCCTGGCTGATGCTCGCCGGTCTGAAAACTTGGTGGCTTGGCGCGATTACCGCGCCGTTTCTCGGCCTGTACGTTGCGCCGACAACACTTATCATCGGCTACCTCAGCGGCCTTTTCGTATCGCTGGCGACGATTGCTTGGTCTCTGCGCCAGTTAGGAAAAGTGACAGTGCGGCGACTACTTGCCGGGGAAAGCTTGGAAAGCCGCTCTTGGTCATCGTGCCGCTCCGCCTGGCCACGATGGTTCGCGATATTCGCGCTGTTTGTCGCCGTCGCCTGCGGACTTGGCGCGACAAGATTTGCCAACGAGTCGCAATCGCTTCTGTTTCTCGGCTCCGGCGCGCTCGTTTTGACGGCGATTCTGGTTACGATCTGGAACATGTTGCGTTTCGACCAAGACTCATCTCTCATCGGTGTCTGTCCGCCGCTGGTGCGATTGGCGATCCGCAATAGCAGCCGTTTTCCAATGCGCAGTACCCTAACCATCGGCCTGACCGCCACCGCGTGCTTTCTCATCGCATCGCTCAGTGCGTTCCAACTCGCCCCGTCGTCAACCGGTCCAAAGTTCAACTCTGGCGACGGCGGGCTTGCACTCATTGCCCAATCCGACCAACCAATTTACCAGAATATGAATAATTCTAAGGGACGAGACGAATTGGGATTCAGCCAAACTACCCAAGATCTTTTCTCGTCGCTCGAAGCCGGGGCAAGAATCGATCGACTGAAAATCTTCTCGCTTCGCGTCCAAAGGGGCGACGAGGCTAGTTGTCTGAATTTGTTCCAATCACGACAGCCACGGATTTTAGGACTGCCAGAGGAGTTTATCGAACGCGGCGGCTTTGCATGGGCCGCAACGCTTTCAAGCCATGCCATCGCGGAAGCTTCTCACCCCGATCAGATACCGTGGAGATTGCTGCTAGAGAATCGCGACCCCGACGTCATTCCCGTTGTCATCGACCAAAACACCGCTCTCTACAGCCTGCATCTGTACGGTGGCGTCGGCCAAATTTTTGAAATCGATTTGCCGCGCGACGGCACGTTGAAACTTCAAGTCGTCGGGTTGCTCAAAAACAGCATCTTCCAAGGCGATTTGCTGATGAGCGAACGCAATTTTCTCCAGGTATTCCCCGAAACCAGCGGCTATCGGATGTTTCTGATCGAGTCGCCGCCGGCCAAAGCCAATCGAGTCGCTGCGGCACTCGAAACCAACCTGGGAGACTATGGGTTCGATACGCAGGCGACTGCCGCGCGACTGGCCGACCTGTTTGCCGTGCAGAACGCCTACCTGGCCATGTTTCGTTCGCTGGGCGGCCTGGGCCTGCTGCTGGGCACTTTTGGATTAGCGACTGTGCAGCTTCGTAACGTCGTCGAGCGTCGCGGCGAGCTGGCCTTGCTGCGAGCCGCTGGATTTCGTCGGAGTCGTCTCGTTCAAATGGTGATGCTGGAAAACGCCTGGCTGCTTATGGGCGGGCTGGCTAGCGGCGTAATTGCCGCGCTCGTCGCGCTGCTGCCCCATCTGTTCGCTGGCAATGCGACCATTCCATGGCCGAGCCTGGCGGCGACGCTGTTCACGGTGTTGATCGTTGGCGTGCTGGCCGGCTTGCTGGCCGTGCGGGCTGTCCTGAAATCGCCTCTTCTACCGGCGCTCCGGAACAAATAGGGGCCGATCGAAACGCATTTGTCGAAAAAACGCACATCGGATCCCATGGCGTCGTCGGCTACCAGCGGCCTTCAAGACCAACGTTGATGCCGTGCAGTATCACGTCGCCGTTGGTCGCAATGGCGCGACCTGCGTTCGTTCCGAGGTTGAAATCCAATTGATCCGCCGCCAAGGCAACTTGGTCGATCCAAATCACGTTGTAGCCGCAGCGTGCAGCCCAGACCTGGTTCATGCGGAATCCGATCGACAGATTTAGATCGCCGACAAAGGCCACGCAGCTTTGATAGCTGGTAATATTTCGCTGAATCGTCGAGCCATCGCCGCTGGTTAAAAATTGAGATTGGTTTGCGTCGTTGCCGAAAATGCCGGCCTTACCGGTGAATTCCCAAAAGAATTTGTTGCGACATTCTCGCCAGCGGCCGCCGAGCTGGGCACCGAATAGATTGTTCTCGCTGTGAGTGTTGTAGGCGTCACGGCCGATATCGTAGACGCTCAGGCCATAGTTTTCGCTCAATCGTACGAAGCGAAATCCTCCCAACAGCGACAAGTTGTTCCAATATCGCAAATAGTTGATTTCCACATTATGCAATTCACTGCTGTAATCGACGCTCGCAGCGCTGAAGTTGCTCCAGCCGGGAAGCTGCGGAAACTGGCCGGGAGTGGTCAACTGACCGGGACTGATGACGCTGCCGCTGCCGGTCATATCGATGGCACTGAAATACTGGCACTCCCAAGCGCTGGATTGGCTGGTGCGCAGACCGATCAGGGTGCGCGGACCAATGCCGGTGTCGAAATCGGCACTGTGCGTATTAAAAACCGTACTTGTGGTTTGGCTCGACAACACGACCGGCTGGACCACGGAATCGTTGTTGCGCCACAGGAAGATGGCCTCGGCCTCAACGTACCACCGCGGAAAGCAACCGTTACAGCAATTGCCGCAATCGCAATTGCCACAGTAATGCTGCCCGCATTGGCAACCCGCAACCGTGCCGCAATCGCCGTTGGGACAGCCAACTGCCGAATTGCCGACAAGCGGATCGGCCGTGATGTTTGAATTGGACGCGGTCGACGTCGAAGTTGACGCGCCGGTGTAATAAGATCGAGGCGCCTGCGGCGGTGTGGATAATGGCGATAGCGGCAACAGCGGCTGCGCCTCATCGCTTTGATCGGACGCGAAGACAACATCGCTATCGATCAATTGCGCGGCCGCATTGGATGACGCGAACACCATCGCATAAACGAGTACACACGCTCTGCAAATCTGCTCAAAATAGCGAGCCACCTTCACACCTCGAGCGATGAATTCATGGATTTTAGCGTGATAGCAACGCATGCACTTGTCGCGCAACGCCGCAGAGAACGGTTGTTGTTTAGGTTCGGTTCAACGATAAGACCAACTTGACCGGAAGAATTGGCATTTTTGGAATAGCTTGCCATCCAACGATCAGAGCCGATCTGAAAGGCGTTCATGAGTGGCGAAATTTTTCGCCGAACACCGCCGCGGTTCGATGCAATCGTGGATAGAGTTCCCAGTGACAAGCTGTGAGAAATCGATTCTCGGTGTGTGAACAAGAACCTTATTTCTCGCACGCAACTCCAT
The genomic region above belongs to Pirellulales bacterium and contains:
- a CDS encoding TraR/DksA family transcriptional regulator, whose product is MARKDALMSMRQILIKRRDALRQALAGDLSLLKELRAQTAGDLVDAALDSAQDEISSQLAEVESRELASVENALERMRKGQYGVCEGCGCKIPLARLNALPYATYCIECQREAEKYGSVGGQDGDWGRVNESGGDAEATFEDIEIDV
- a CDS encoding sugar phosphate isomerase/epimerase — encoded protein: MPDEQPRVILSAFADEAANQKTATQQFAALAAIGLQYYSIRFIDIGSGIKNVMKLSKAEITKIRHLEDEYGLNVASIGSPIGKIKLVDRADGTKNAYIPFKKYLATDVKRACELAHAFETKLIRGFSFYPPRGEDPAQHIPQVADHLGQIAETCHRSDLTFGLEIEANLVGQNGQIMAEIHRQVNHPALVTIFDGGNIICQGYTQAEAFQQYQAMKPGIGWMHIKDYKAPSGARRQGHIDEGALKNFVPADVGDTAHALILRDFRDHIPTLEKKLKRRGIPGVFLDLEPHLKGGGQFGGFSGPDGLGVAARSLCKVLDLAGLHYHLRDYDDVLAARGNG
- a CDS encoding ABC transporter ATP-binding protein, whose amino-acid sequence is MPDLIVENITKKYPTRNEPLTVLRGASLDLSRGENVAILGPSGSGKSTLLYIVGTLDRPTAGRVELQGSDPFSLAEPQLADFRNARIGFIFQDHFLLPQCSVLENVLLPTIAAGAADDALIGRAKMLLDRVGLSNRLDHRPAELSGGEKQRVAVARALIRNPVLLLADEPTGNLDRGTAASVGKLLHELQRAEQTMLIAVTHSLDLAATFDRRLELDSGLLRQV
- a CDS encoding FtsX-like permease family protein, yielding MLRFAIRSLAYHWRTNLAVALGVMAATAVLTGALVVGDSVRGSLRHLIVDRLGRIDSVLVAPRFFRTELADEIAFSPGFQNDFTAALPAIVLQGTLAKPDGSDHQHAGSVSVLGVGAEFWKFGRGGPQQPPKTGEIVLNQPLADELQVRPGDQVMLRLPQAADVPADSPLGRKSETIRSQRFTVSEIISAAGLGGFGLRPSQQAPLNAFTTVESLQRMVEVHGRVNAVIVASRSASEAVSINAELLLQAALHPTLADYGLSIRKTERGYFNLTTDRMVLEPAVEQAAMNAFGALGAQPAYTYLANLIRIPNSNWKVPYSTIAAVNFTTDPPLGPFVDLQSKPIAPLEVDEIVLNSWVAGDLLAQGAKLQPGDSIELTYFEPESTHGKVVESSHIFRLKDIVNLVGPADDRSFTPEVKGVTDEESIADWNPPFPYDSARVRSLPPHDEDDKYWKKYRATPKGFISLKQGRKLWGSRFGNTTSIRIPDVEISLRNRSSAASSETTTSKSENNGSVTPESLAKLLEQKLSPASVGFEFIPIKRFGLKAAAGTTPFAGLFLAFSFFIIIAALMLILLLFKLGVDSRAAELGIVLAVGWRRSAARWTYLLEGAVVAKVGALAGVVLGVGYAWLMLAGLKTWWLGAITAPFLGLYVAPTTLIIGYLSGLFVSLATIAWSLRQLGKVTVRRLLAGESLESRSWSSCRSAWPRWFAIFALFVAVACGLGATRFANESQSLLFLGSGALVLTAILVTIWNMLRFDQDSSLIGVCPPLVRLAIRNSSRFPMRSTLTIGLTATACFLIASLSAFQLAPSSTGPKFNSGDGGLALIAQSDQPIYQNMNNSKGRDELGFSQTTQDLFSSLEAGARIDRLKIFSLRVQRGDEASCLNLFQSRQPRILGLPEEFIERGGFAWAATLSSHAIAEASHPDQIPWRLLLENRDPDVIPVVIDQNTALYSLHLYGGVGQIFEIDLPRDGTLKLQVVGLLKNSIFQGDLLMSERNFLQVFPETSGYRMFLIESPPAKANRVAAALETNLGDYGFDTQATAARLADLFAVQNAYLAMFRSLGGLGLLLGTFGLATVQLRNVVERRGELALLRAAGFRRSRLVQMVMLENAWLLMGGLASGVIAALVALLPHLFAGNATIPWPSLAATLFTVLIVGVLAGLLAVRAVLKSPLLPALRNK
- a CDS encoding BBP7 family outer membrane beta-barrel protein, with the translated sequence MARYFEQICRACVLVYAMVFASSNAAAQLIDSDVVFASDQSDEAQPLLPLSPLSTPPQAPRSYYTGASTSTSTASNSNITADPLVGNSAVGCPNGDCGTVAGCQCGQHYCGNCDCGNCCNGCFPRWYVEAEAIFLWRNNDSVVQPVVLSSQTTSTVFNTHSADFDTGIGPRTLIGLRTSQSSAWECQYFSAIDMTGSGSVISPGQLTTPGQFPQLPGWSNFSAASVDYSSELHNVEINYLRYWNNLSLLGGFRFVRLSENYGLSVYDIGRDAYNTHSENNLFGAQLGGRWRECRNKFFWEFTGKAGIFGNDANQSQFLTSGDGSTIQRNITSYQSCVAFVGDLNLSIGFRMNQVWAARCGYNVIWIDQVALAADQLDFNLGTNAGRAIATNGDVILHGINVGLEGRW